The following are encoded together in the Juglans microcarpa x Juglans regia isolate MS1-56 chromosome 2D, Jm3101_v1.0, whole genome shotgun sequence genome:
- the LOC121250313 gene encoding LOW QUALITY PROTEIN: mitochondrial phosphate carrier protein 3, mitochondrial-like (The sequence of the model RefSeq protein was modified relative to this genomic sequence to represent the inferred CDS: deleted 2 bases in 1 codon) produces MALSEKTSRQSLIPSFLYSSSLSHKTLPLDNIIPPPNLNTLFSQPSSPSSNVFVPAPSEPSKKIEMYSPQFYAACTVGGILSCGLTHTAVTPLDLVKCNMQIDPAKYKSISSGFGVLLKDQGIRGFFRGWVPTLLGYSAQGACKFGFYEFFKKYYSDIAGPEYASKYKTLIYLAGSASAEVIADIALCPFEAVKVRVQTQPGFARGLSDGLPKFVKSEGVLGLYKGLVPLWGRQIPYTMMKFASFEAIVENIYKYAIPTPKDQCSKSLQLGVSFAGGYVAGIFCAVVSHPADNLVSFLNNAKGATVGDAVKKLGLWGLFTRGLPLRIVMIGTLTGAQWGIYDAFKVFVGLPTTGGTPAAATTATELAKV; encoded by the exons ATGGCTCTCTCAGAAAAAACATCGCGTCAGTCTCTGATCCCCAGCTTCCTCtactcttcttctctctcccacAAAACCCTACCTCTCGATAATATCATTCCCCCCCCTAATCTTAACACCCTCTTCTCTCAACCCTCGTCTCCCAGTAGCAACGTCTTTGTTCCCGCCCCTAGCGAGCCTTCCAAGAAGATCGAGATGTACTCCCCACAATTCTACGCCGCCTGTACCGTCGGAGGCATCCTTAGCTGTGGTCTCACTCACACGGCCGTCACTCCCCTCGACCTCGTCAAATGCAATATGCAG ATTGACCCTGCAAAGTACAAAAGCATCTCATCTGGGTTTGGAGTGTTGCTGAAGGATCAGGGCATCAGAGGCTTCTTCAGGGGTTGGGTACCAACCTTGCTTGGCTACAGTGCTCAGGGTGCTTGCAAGTTTGGATTCTACGAATTCTTTAAGAAGTACTACTCTGACATTGCTGGACCTGAGTATGCATCCAAGTACAAGACCTTGATCTATCTTGCTGGTTCTGCATCTGCCGAGGTCATTGCAGATATTGCACTTTGCCCTTTCGAGGCAGTGAAGGTCCGAGTTCAAACACAGCCTGGTTTTGCTAGAGGTCTTTCAGATGGGCTTCCTAAGTTTGTTAAATCTGAAGGCGTTCTGGG ATTGTACAAGGGTCTAGTTCCTCTCTGGGGACGTCAGATTCCAT ATACAATGATGAAGTTTGCATCTTTTGAGGCCATTGTGGAGAATATTTATAAGTATGCCATCCCCACTCCGAAGGACCAGTGTAGTAAAAGTCTGCAGCTTGGTGTGAGTTTTGCTGGTGGATATGTGGCTGGTATATTCTGTGCTGTTGTGTCTCATCCTGCTGACAATCTTGTCtctttcctcaacaatgccaaAGGGGCAACTGTTGGTGAT GCCGTGAAGAAGCTAGGTTTGTGGGGTCTCTTTACCCGTGGGCTTCCTCTCCGAATTGTCATGATTGGAACTCTTACCGGAGCTCAGTGGGGAATCTATGACGCCTTCAAAGTTTTCGTGGGATT GCCAACCACTGGGGGA ACTCCTGCTGCTGCCACCACTGCAACCGAGCTTGCAAAGGTGTAG
- the LOC121250871 gene encoding prostatic spermine-binding protein-like yields the protein MAETKHQLEPTTFPAKCKPNLNFEDNPQKTLKFQPPLDNSTIVSQEKNPILEAPERYSSAPDDKDIKFEADSLVEAEDDGNDDFEDDDEDVENDRGEAEVDRKGKGIVRDDKGKGKLKVEEEDADADDEEDEDNDSDSGTDISNSESDLSDNPLAEVDLDNILPSRTRRRTVQHGVYVANDIGNNDDDSNDSDA from the coding sequence ATGGCGGAGACCAAGCACCAACTCGAACCTACAACATTCCCCGCGAAGTGCAAACCCAATCTCAACTTCGAAGACAACCCACAAAAAACTCTAAAGTTTCAACCACCTCTCGATAACAGCACTATCGTTTCCCAAGAGAAAAACCCAATCCTAGAAGCTCCTGAACGCTATTCTTCAGCACCCGACGACAAAGACATCAAATTTGAGGCCGATTCACTCGTCGAAGCCGAAGATGACGGCAACGATGATTTTGAAGATGACGATGAAGATGTCGAGAATGATCGTGGGGAAGCTGAGGTGGACAGAAAAGGGAAGGGAATAGTGAGGGACGACAAGGGCAAAGGCAAATTGaaggtggaagaagaagatgctgatgctgatgatgaagaagacgaagacAATGATAGCGATAGCGGGACTGATATATCCAACAGTGAAAGCGATTTATCGGACAATCCACTAGCGGAGGTCGATTTAGATAACATTCTTCCGTCCAGGACTCGGAGGCGGACGGTTCAACATGGTGTTTACGTCGCCAACGATATTGGTAACAATGACGATGATAGCAACGACAGCGATGCGTGA